From the genome of Duffyella gerundensis, one region includes:
- a CDS encoding riboflavin synthase encodes MFTGIVQGTARLLAVDEKTQFRTHVVQLPAELLPGLALGASVAHNGCCLTVTHIEGDRVSFDLIKETLRLTNLGELQPGDVVNIERAAKFSDEIGGHLMSGHIITTAEICKIINSENNREIWFRPQDAAQMKYILHKGYVGIDGISLTVGDVTPTRFCVHLIPETLARTTLGTKKLGQRVNIEIDPQTQAIVDTVERVLAQREGAIMAAASGEFK; translated from the coding sequence ATGTTTACCGGAATTGTTCAGGGCACAGCCAGGCTGCTTGCCGTTGACGAGAAAACGCAGTTTCGTACCCACGTGGTGCAGCTGCCAGCGGAGTTATTACCGGGTCTGGCGTTAGGCGCGTCTGTTGCACACAACGGCTGCTGTCTGACCGTAACCCATATTGAGGGCGATCGCGTCAGCTTCGACTTAATAAAAGAGACGCTGCGTTTAACCAATCTGGGTGAATTACAGCCGGGCGACGTGGTTAATATCGAGCGCGCGGCAAAATTTAGCGATGAAATAGGCGGCCATCTGATGTCCGGCCATATCATCACCACCGCAGAAATTTGCAAAATCATCAATTCAGAAAATAACCGTGAAATTTGGTTTCGCCCGCAGGACGCCGCGCAGATGAAATATATTCTGCACAAAGGCTATGTGGGTATTGATGGCATCAGCCTGACGGTAGGCGATGTCACGCCGACGCGCTTCTGTGTACATTTAATTCCGGAAACGCTGGCGCGTACTACGCTGGGGACCAAAAAACTGGGTCAGCGAGTGAATATCGAAATTGATCCGCAAACCCAGGCGATTGTCGATACCGTAGAGCGCGTGCTGGCACAGCGCGAAGGCGCGATTATGGCTGCTGCCAGTGGCGAATTTAAATAA
- the cfa gene encoding cyclopropane fatty acyl phospholipid synthase, which produces MSSSCIEDVNLEENHWYRIAHEMLAGVGIEVNGPHPWDIQVKHPDFFKRVLQDGSLGLGESYMDGWWECARLDMFFHRVLKGKLDQKLPHHFKDTLRIAAARLKNLQSKKRAWIVGKEHYDLGNDLFSLMLDSHMQYSCGYWHKADTLEEAQRAKLTLICDKLGLEPGMTLLDIGCGWGGLAEFAARYYGVQVTGVTISAEQQKMAQQRCAELPVTILLQDYRDLDQQFDRIVSVGMFEHVGPKNYATYFDVVDRNLKPDGIFLLHTIGAIKTDMNVDPWIDKYIFPNGCLPSVRHIADASEPHFIMEDWHNFGADYDTTLMAWHTRFMQAWPQLEAAYGERFKRMFSYYLNACAGAFRARDIQLWQVVFSRGVEGGLRVAR; this is translated from the coding sequence ATGAGTTCATCATGCATCGAAGACGTAAATCTGGAAGAGAATCACTGGTATCGTATTGCACATGAAATGCTGGCTGGCGTCGGTATCGAAGTGAATGGGCCGCATCCGTGGGACATTCAGGTTAAGCATCCCGATTTTTTTAAACGGGTGTTACAGGATGGATCGCTGGGTCTCGGCGAAAGTTATATGGATGGCTGGTGGGAATGCGCGCGGCTGGATATGTTTTTTCATCGCGTATTAAAGGGCAAACTGGATCAGAAGTTGCCACACCATTTTAAAGATACTCTGCGTATTGCTGCTGCTCGTCTGAAAAATCTACAATCGAAAAAACGCGCCTGGATTGTCGGTAAAGAACATTACGATTTAGGAAATGATCTTTTTTCGCTCATGCTCGATTCCCACATGCAATATTCCTGCGGTTACTGGCATAAAGCCGACACGCTGGAAGAGGCACAACGCGCAAAGTTAACGCTTATTTGCGATAAGCTTGGTCTGGAACCTGGTATGACCCTGTTGGATATTGGCTGCGGCTGGGGCGGACTGGCGGAATTCGCCGCGCGTTATTATGGCGTGCAGGTAACAGGCGTAACGATCTCCGCTGAACAGCAAAAAATGGCTCAGCAGCGCTGCGCCGAATTACCGGTCACTATTCTGCTGCAGGATTATCGCGATCTGGATCAGCAATTTGATCGTATTGTGTCGGTAGGTATGTTTGAACATGTTGGTCCGAAAAATTACGCGACCTATTTTGATGTGGTTGATCGTAATTTAAAACCTGACGGTATTTTTCTGTTGCATACCATCGGCGCCATAAAGACCGATATGAATGTCGATCCCTGGATAGATAAATATATCTTCCCTAATGGCTGCTTGCCCTCAGTGCGGCATATTGCAGATGCCAGCGAACCGCATTTCATCATGGAAGACTGGCATAATTTTGGTGCGGATTATGACACTACGCTGATGGCCTGGCATACACGCTTTATGCAGGCGTGGCCGCAGCTGGAAGCCGCTTATGGCGAACGTTTTAAGCGCATGTTTAGCTACTATTTGAACGCCTGCGCCGGCGCGTTTCGGGCGCGAGATATTCAGCTGTGGCAGGTGGTATTCAGCCGTGGGGTTGAGGGCGGTTTGCGCGTAGCCCGCTGA
- the punC gene encoding purine nucleoside transporter PunC — protein sequence MTRNIFFLPYLALLSMLGFLATDMYLPAFSLMQQDFATEAGVISASLSIFLAGFAVAQLIWGPLSDRIGRKPVLLAGLALFAVGCGGMLWVQDTHWMLILRFLQAVGVCAAAVSWQALVVDTYPAHKSNKVFATIMPLVALSPALAPLLGAWLLSHFSWRAIFLALMAIGLLLLIPTSLLKSKDRSVKPNTAQPGFATLLRSAIYSGNVLIYAACSASFFAWLTGSPFILHDMGLTPGDIGLSYIPQTIAFLVGGYSCRAALNRTTGDRLLPWLIVLYGVSIIALFMVAMSGNPSLTMLLIPFCGMAMANGAIYPIVVASALSPFPHATGKAAALQNMLQLGLCFVASMAVSQWLTHPLLTTSIAMLSTVFLAAAGYWWQRSAERPAQVLAES from the coding sequence ATGACCAGGAATATTTTTTTCTTACCTTACCTCGCGTTATTAAGCATGCTCGGCTTTCTGGCCACCGACATGTATCTGCCTGCTTTTTCGCTGATGCAGCAGGATTTTGCCACTGAAGCTGGGGTGATCAGCGCCAGCCTGTCGATTTTTCTGGCCGGTTTTGCCGTTGCCCAGCTGATTTGGGGCCCGCTTTCCGATCGCATCGGCCGCAAGCCGGTGCTGCTGGCTGGTTTGGCACTGTTTGCCGTTGGCTGTGGCGGCATGCTGTGGGTGCAGGATACCCACTGGATGCTGATATTACGTTTCCTGCAAGCGGTGGGCGTCTGTGCTGCTGCCGTTAGCTGGCAGGCGCTGGTGGTTGATACGTATCCAGCCCATAAGTCTAACAAGGTGTTCGCCACCATTATGCCGCTGGTGGCGCTGTCGCCCGCGCTGGCGCCTTTGCTGGGTGCGTGGCTGCTGTCGCATTTTTCATGGCGCGCGATTTTCCTCGCCCTGATGGCGATTGGCCTGCTGCTGCTGATTCCGACTTCACTGCTGAAAAGCAAAGATCGCAGCGTCAAGCCCAACACGGCGCAGCCTGGTTTTGCCACGCTGCTGCGTTCTGCTATCTACAGCGGTAACGTACTGATTTATGCCGCCTGCTCGGCCAGCTTTTTTGCCTGGCTAACCGGTTCGCCGTTTATTTTGCACGATATGGGCCTGACGCCTGGTGATATCGGCCTGAGTTATATTCCTCAAACCATCGCGTTTCTGGTAGGCGGTTACAGCTGTCGCGCCGCGTTAAATCGCACCACCGGCGATCGTCTGCTGCCCTGGCTGATTGTGCTTTACGGCGTCAGTATCATTGCCCTGTTTATGGTGGCGATGAGCGGTAATCCTTCGCTCACCATGCTGCTGATCCCCTTCTGTGGTATGGCGATGGCCAACGGCGCAATTTATCCGATTGTGGTAGCGAGTGCGTTATCCCCTTTTCCGCACGCTACCGGTAAAGCGGCAGCGCTGCAGAATATGCTTCAGTTAGGCCTCTGCTTTGTCGCCAGCATGGCGGTTTCGCAATGGCTGACGCATCCGCTGTTGACCACCAGCATCGCCATGCTCAGCACCGTTTTTCTGGCGGCTGCGGGTTACTGGTGGCAGCGTTCAGCGGAACGTCCTGCGCAGGTGTTAGCTGAATCCTGA
- the punR gene encoding DNA-binding transcriptional activator PunR has protein sequence MWSEHGLEVIDAVARTGSFSAAAEELHRVPSAISYTVRQLERWLAVPLFERRHRDVILTAAGEHFVVEGRSVIKKMLATRRQCQQVANGWRGQLSIAVDCIVKPPRTRQLVLDFYRHFPDMELLISMEVFNGVWDALADGRVDVAIGATQAIPVGGRFAFRDMGTVNWRCVVEKSHPLASITGVVSDDALREWPSLVMEDTSRALTRRTTWTLDNQRRLVVPDWQSGVECLLAGLCVGMIPAHIAAPLERDGTLQALQLASEFPGSPCCVSWSEQQSSPALSWLLDYLGDPATLNQEWLQESH, from the coding sequence ATGTGGTCTGAACATGGGTTAGAAGTGATTGATGCTGTGGCACGTACTGGCAGCTTCAGCGCCGCGGCGGAAGAGCTGCACCGCGTGCCTTCCGCTATCAGTTATACCGTGCGCCAGCTTGAGCGCTGGCTGGCTGTACCGCTGTTCGAACGGCGTCACCGCGACGTAATTTTAACCGCTGCCGGGGAACATTTTGTCGTCGAAGGCCGTTCTGTTATCAAAAAAATGCTTGCCACCCGACGTCAGTGTCAGCAGGTAGCCAACGGCTGGCGCGGCCAGTTGAGCATCGCCGTTGATTGTATTGTTAAGCCGCCACGCACCCGGCAACTGGTGTTGGATTTCTATCGGCATTTCCCGGATATGGAACTGTTAATCAGCATGGAGGTGTTCAACGGCGTCTGGGATGCGCTGGCTGACGGGCGGGTAGACGTGGCCATCGGTGCCACGCAGGCGATCCCGGTGGGTGGGCGCTTTGCCTTCCGCGATATGGGAACCGTTAACTGGCGTTGCGTGGTGGAAAAATCACATCCGCTGGCCAGCATCACGGGTGTGGTCAGCGATGATGCCCTGCGTGAGTGGCCGTCGCTGGTGATGGAAGATACGTCACGTGCCCTGACGCGTCGCACCACCTGGACGCTGGATAATCAGCGTCGACTGGTGGTGCCTGACTGGCAAAGCGGCGTGGAGTGTCTACTGGCGGGATTGTGCGTCGGCATGATACCGGCGCACATTGCTGCGCCGCTGGAGCGGGACGGCACCTTACAGGCGCTGCAGCTGGCCAGCGAGTTCCCGGGCAGCCCCTGCTGTGTCAGTTGGTCTGAACAACAGAGTTCCCCTGCGCTAAGCTGGTTGCTCGATTACCTTGGCGATCCGGCCACGCTGAACCAGGAGTGGCTGCAGGAAAGCCATTAA
- the purR gene encoding HTH-type transcriptional repressor PurR, with protein MATIKDVAKLAGVSTTTVSHVINKTRFVAEETREAVWAAIKTLHYSPSAVARSLKVNHTKSIGLLATSSEAPYFAEIIEAVENRCFDRGYTLILGNAHNDLQKQRAYLSMMAQKRVDGLLVMCSEYPDDLLKMLEENRNIPMVVMDWSESRGDFTDTVLDNAFHGGYLAGRYLIDRGHRDIGAIPGQLERNTGGGRHAGFLKALNEANIAVRDEWIVQGDFEPESGYKAMQQILSQKQRPTAVFCGGDIMAMGAICAADEMGLRVPQDISVIGYDNVRNARYFTPALTTVHQPKEQLGVTALDMLLERILSKREQQQTIEVQPTLIERRSVADGPFLDYRR; from the coding sequence ATGGCAACAATCAAAGACGTGGCAAAACTGGCCGGTGTTTCAACCACCACCGTGTCGCACGTCATCAACAAAACACGCTTTGTCGCTGAAGAGACGCGCGAAGCGGTATGGGCAGCAATCAAAACGTTGCACTACTCACCGAGTGCCGTTGCCCGTAGCCTTAAGGTCAATCACACCAAGTCGATCGGCCTGCTGGCTACCTCAAGCGAAGCGCCCTATTTCGCCGAAATTATAGAGGCGGTAGAAAACCGCTGCTTTGATCGCGGATATACATTGATTCTGGGCAACGCCCACAATGACCTGCAAAAACAGCGCGCCTACCTGTCGATGATGGCGCAAAAGCGCGTCGATGGCCTGCTGGTGATGTGCTCTGAATATCCTGATGACCTGCTTAAAATGCTGGAAGAGAACCGCAATATTCCAATGGTGGTGATGGACTGGAGCGAGTCGCGTGGCGATTTCACCGACACCGTACTTGATAATGCCTTCCACGGTGGTTATCTGGCGGGCCGCTATCTGATCGATCGCGGCCATCGCGATATCGGTGCGATTCCTGGCCAGCTGGAACGTAACACTGGCGGCGGTCGCCATGCGGGATTCCTCAAGGCGTTAAATGAGGCCAACATCGCCGTGCGCGATGAGTGGATCGTCCAGGGTGACTTCGAACCAGAGTCGGGCTACAAGGCGATGCAGCAGATCCTGTCACAAAAACAGCGGCCAACTGCTGTGTTCTGCGGTGGCGATATCATGGCGATGGGCGCAATTTGTGCCGCGGATGAGATGGGTTTGCGCGTGCCGCAGGATATTTCAGTGATCGGCTATGATAACGTGCGCAATGCGCGCTATTTTACGCCTGCCCTGACCACCGTACATCAGCCAAAAGAGCAGCTGGGCGTTACCGCGCTGGATATGCTGCTGGAGCGCATTCTCAGCAAACGCGAGCAGCAGCAAACCATTGAGGTGCAACCGACGCTGATTGAACGTCGTTCAGTCGCCGACGGCCCTTTCCTCGACTATCGTCGTTAA
- a CDS encoding YnhF family membrane protein: MSTDLKMALLTTAGALAVIIAFSVTAILH; the protein is encoded by the coding sequence ATGAGCACTGATTTAAAAATGGCATTGTTGACTACCGCCGGCGCGCTGGCGGTAATCATTGCATTTAGCGTGACGGCAATTCTGCACTGA
- a CDS encoding C40 family peptidase, protein MRLLITLFVLAFAQLMMNVAEASPQAPVNATHHKAEKKLARDDDRRKKRAVKTTTKKSRLTAVQKLKLKKRTKVQTASLQTPKSRTTLRSLKRYGRHRQSDAAETETAAAKLAPLKMSKAHRARYQKARETAMNKLMGQLGKPYQWGGASPHTGFDCSGLVWYAYKDLVKYKIPRTANEMFHLRDAAQIDRESLQKGDLVFFRINNRGAADHVGVYLGDGKFIQSPRTGKDIQITALGEDYWQRHYVGARRVMTPKNIR, encoded by the coding sequence ATGCGTCTATTAATTACGCTTTTTGTGCTGGCGTTTGCCCAGTTGATGATGAATGTGGCTGAAGCGTCGCCGCAGGCACCCGTCAACGCCACCCATCACAAGGCAGAAAAGAAACTGGCACGCGATGACGACCGACGCAAAAAGCGCGCGGTAAAAACCACAACGAAAAAGTCACGCCTCACCGCCGTACAGAAATTAAAGCTTAAAAAACGCACCAAGGTTCAAACTGCTTCGCTGCAAACCCCGAAATCCCGCACTACCCTTCGCTCACTGAAACGCTACGGCCGTCATCGCCAGTCAGATGCCGCTGAGACGGAAACCGCCGCGGCAAAACTGGCGCCATTGAAAATGAGCAAGGCACACCGCGCGCGCTATCAGAAAGCCCGTGAAACGGCGATGAATAAGCTGATGGGTCAGCTGGGCAAACCTTATCAGTGGGGCGGTGCCTCACCGCACACCGGCTTCGACTGTAGCGGCCTGGTATGGTATGCCTATAAAGATCTGGTTAAGTATAAGATTCCGCGCACCGCCAACGAGATGTTTCATTTGCGTGATGCCGCTCAGATCGACCGCGAATCGCTGCAAAAAGGCGATCTGGTGTTCTTCCGCATTAACAACCGCGGCGCTGCTGACCATGTTGGCGTGTATCTGGGCGATGGCAAATTCATTCAGTCGCCACGGACCGGAAAAGATATTCAGATTACAGCGCTGGGAGAAGATTACTGGCAGCGCCATTACGTTGGCGCACGTCGCGTGATGACGCCGAAAAATATTCGTTGA
- a CDS encoding Grx4 family monothiol glutaredoxin — MSTVEKIQRQIAENPILLYMKGSPKLPSCGFSAQAVQALSACGERFAFVDILQNPDIRAELPKYANWPTFPQLWVDGELVGGCDIIIEMFQRGELQPLIKEAAEKHKEAE; from the coding sequence ATGAGTACTGTTGAAAAAATTCAGCGCCAGATCGCAGAAAACCCGATCCTGCTGTACATGAAGGGTTCGCCAAAACTGCCAAGCTGTGGTTTTTCTGCTCAGGCCGTGCAGGCGCTTTCTGCCTGTGGTGAGCGCTTCGCCTTTGTGGATATTTTACAAAATCCTGATATCCGCGCTGAGCTGCCAAAGTACGCCAACTGGCCAACCTTCCCACAGCTGTGGGTTGACGGCGAGCTGGTCGGCGGCTGCGACATCATTATTGAGATGTTCCAGCGTGGCGAGCTGCAGCCGCTGATTAAAGAGGCGGCTGAAAAGCACAAAGAAGCAGAATAA
- the rnt gene encoding ribonuclease T — MSESNHLNALSQRFRGFYPVVIDVETAGFDSKTNALLEIAAVTLKMDDAGWLHADETLHFHVEPFEGSVLQPEALAFNGIDPANPLRGAVSEYDALHAIFKMIRKGMKEHECNRAVMVAHNATFDLNFVMAASARCNMKRNPFHPFVTFDTAALSGLVLGQTVLAKACIAAQIDFDSTQAHSALYDTEQTAALFCELVNRWKRLGGWPLPMAAAESQDEQDEQDEQA; from the coding sequence ATGTCTGAATCGAATCACCTAAATGCCCTGTCACAGCGCTTCCGGGGGTTTTATCCCGTGGTTATTGATGTCGAAACCGCCGGTTTTGATTCGAAAACCAACGCCCTGCTGGAAATCGCCGCAGTGACCTTAAAAATGGACGATGCCGGCTGGCTGCACGCTGACGAAACCCTGCATTTTCACGTTGAGCCTTTTGAAGGCTCGGTGCTGCAGCCCGAAGCACTGGCATTTAATGGCATCGATCCGGCAAACCCGCTACGTGGCGCGGTCAGCGAATATGACGCGCTGCATGCCATCTTTAAAATGATCCGTAAGGGTATGAAAGAGCACGAGTGCAATCGGGCGGTGATGGTGGCGCATAATGCGACCTTTGATCTGAACTTTGTGATGGCGGCGTCAGCACGCTGCAACATGAAGCGTAACCCCTTTCACCCTTTTGTGACCTTTGATACTGCGGCGCTGAGCGGGCTGGTGCTCGGACAAACCGTGCTGGCAAAAGCCTGTATTGCGGCGCAGATCGATTTTGACAGCACGCAGGCGCACTCTGCGCTGTACGATACGGAACAAACCGCCGCGCTGTTTTGTGAGTTGGTGAATCGCTGGAAACGTCTGGGAGGCTGGCCATTACCGATGGCTGCCGCAGAATCGCAGGACGAGCAAGACGAGCAAGACGAGCAGGCGTAA
- the gloA gene encoding lactoylglutathione lyase encodes MRLLHTMLRVGDMQRSLDFYTRVLGMRLLRESKNTEYKYDLAFVGYTDESEGAVLELTYNWGVESYNLGDAYGHIALGVDDIVATCDRIREAGAKVTREPGPVKGGSTIIAFVEDPDGYKIELIENKHAGAGLGS; translated from the coding sequence ATGCGTTTACTTCATACTATGCTTCGCGTTGGCGATATGCAGCGTTCACTCGATTTTTACACCCGCGTTCTCGGCATGCGTCTGCTGCGTGAAAGCAAAAACACCGAATATAAATACGATCTGGCTTTTGTGGGTTACACCGATGAGAGCGAAGGTGCGGTGCTGGAGCTGACCTATAACTGGGGCGTTGAGAGCTACAACCTCGGTGATGCTTACGGCCACATTGCGCTGGGCGTGGATGACATCGTAGCAACCTGCGATCGCATTCGTGAAGCGGGCGCGAAAGTGACGCGCGAGCCGGGTCCGGTCAAAGGCGGCAGCACGATTATTGCCTTTGTAGAAGATCCCGATGGCTACAAGATTGAACTGATTGAGAACAAACACGCTGGCGCCGGTCTGGGCAGCTGA
- a CDS encoding alkene reductase, with protein MSLSTLFTPLTVGAITVPNRIFMAPLTRLRSIEPGDVPTPLMGEYYRQRASAGLIITEATQISFEAKGYAGAPGLHTAEQISAWKAINAGIHDAQGHSAVQLWHTGRISHASLQPHQRAPLAPSAISANTRTSLRDEQGKTIREETSTPRAMSLAEIQQAVADFRQAAVNAREADFDLLELHSAHGYLIHQFLSPASNQRDDEYGGSVENRTRFALEVVDAAIEGWAADRIGIRISPLGPFNGLDNGEDQEQAAIYYIEQLAKRNLAYLHISEPDWAGGKPYSDAFRKAVRAAYPGVIIGAGAYTAEKAESLIAQGLIDAVAFGRDYIANPDLVERLRQNAPLNEPQPETFYGGDAKGYTDYPAL; from the coding sequence ATGTCATTATCCACGCTGTTTACCCCACTTACCGTGGGTGCGATTACCGTACCTAACCGCATTTTTATGGCACCACTGACGCGTCTGCGCAGCATTGAGCCGGGCGACGTGCCTACGCCGCTGATGGGCGAATATTACCGTCAACGCGCCAGCGCCGGTCTGATCATTACCGAAGCCACACAAATCTCGTTTGAGGCAAAAGGTTACGCCGGTGCGCCAGGTCTGCATACGGCAGAGCAGATTTCGGCATGGAAGGCGATTAACGCAGGCATTCATGACGCCCAGGGCCACAGCGCGGTTCAACTGTGGCACACCGGCCGAATTTCGCATGCGTCGCTGCAACCCCACCAGCGCGCGCCACTGGCTCCTTCTGCTATCTCCGCTAATACACGCACCTCGTTGCGTGACGAGCAGGGAAAAACCATCCGCGAAGAGACCTCAACGCCACGCGCCATGAGCCTGGCCGAGATTCAACAAGCGGTTGCAGATTTCCGTCAGGCAGCGGTCAATGCCCGTGAAGCGGACTTTGATCTGCTGGAGCTGCATTCTGCCCACGGCTATTTAATCCACCAGTTCCTGTCACCGGCGTCTAACCAGCGTGACGATGAATATGGCGGTAGCGTTGAAAATCGTACGCGTTTCGCGCTGGAAGTGGTCGATGCCGCGATTGAAGGCTGGGCAGCCGATCGCATCGGTATCCGTATTTCACCACTCGGTCCATTTAACGGCCTCGACAACGGTGAAGATCAAGAGCAGGCCGCGATTTACTATATTGAGCAGCTGGCCAAACGCAATCTTGCCTATCTGCATATTTCCGAGCCTGACTGGGCCGGTGGCAAACCTTACAGCGATGCCTTCCGTAAAGCGGTACGCGCGGCCTATCCTGGCGTGATTATCGGCGCCGGTGCCTATACCGCTGAAAAAGCAGAGTCGCTGATTGCTCAGGGCCTGATTGACGCCGTGGCGTTTGGCCGCGATTACATCGCCAATCCTGATTTAGTTGAGCGTCTGCGTCAGAATGCGCCGCTCAATGAGCCGCAGCCGGAAACCTTTTACGGTGGCGATGCGAAAGGCTATACCGATTATCCTGCGCTATAG
- a CDS encoding TetR/AcrR family transcriptional regulator — MKTTTRQDTRTHLLDTGEQLCLQRGFTGMGLNELLQQAGVPKGSFYHHFVSKEAFGVALLQRYFARSHQQFSAFLAQGDAPPQKRILAFYQQIEQRFRESGDIYGCLSVKISAEVCDLSESMRDALTQGSQAAMATLAATLEQAVAQHGLTLGSSPQACAETLYLLWLGASLQSKITRDVAPMSNALRVFTHLLSPSTF, encoded by the coding sequence ATGAAAACTACCACCCGACAGGATACCCGTACACACCTGCTGGACACCGGCGAACAGCTCTGTCTGCAGCGTGGCTTTACCGGTATGGGATTGAACGAACTGCTGCAACAGGCGGGCGTGCCGAAAGGCTCTTTTTATCATCATTTTGTGTCGAAAGAGGCCTTTGGCGTGGCGCTGCTGCAACGCTATTTTGCACGTTCGCATCAGCAGTTCAGCGCCTTTCTGGCTCAGGGCGATGCGCCGCCACAGAAGCGCATTCTGGCGTTTTATCAGCAGATTGAGCAGCGCTTTCGCGAGTCGGGTGACATTTATGGCTGCCTGAGCGTGAAAATTTCCGCTGAGGTGTGCGATCTCTCAGAAAGCATGCGTGATGCGCTGACCCAGGGTTCGCAGGCCGCTATGGCGACGCTGGCCGCCACGCTGGAGCAGGCGGTGGCGCAGCACGGATTAACACTGGGATCCTCGCCGCAGGCATGTGCTGAAACGCTCTACCTGCTATGGCTGGGTGCCAGCTTACAGAGCAAAATTACCCGCGACGTGGCACCGATGAGCAATGCCTTACGGGTCTTTACCCACCTGCTCAGCCCGTCTACCTTTTAA
- a CDS encoding DUF1289 domain-containing protein, whose protein sequence is MAEQLEFFPVPSPCRGICQSDERGYCRGCLRSRDERFNWMKFTDAQKREVWRLCRQRFLRLHRQGKPPEIPDPEQPSLF, encoded by the coding sequence GTGGCCGAGCAACTAGAGTTTTTCCCGGTGCCCAGTCCGTGTCGGGGGATTTGCCAGTCAGACGAGCGCGGCTATTGCCGTGGCTGTTTGCGCAGCCGTGATGAGCGCTTCAACTGGATGAAATTCACTGACGCGCAAAAGCGCGAGGTGTGGCGTTTGTGTCGCCAGCGTTTCCTGCGCCTGCACCGTCAGGGCAAACCGCCTGAAATTCCTGATCCAGAGCAACCCTCGCTGTTTTAG
- a CDS encoding aldo/keto reductase — protein sequence MSVLQRHPIAPQGPEFSSLIMGYWRLMEWQMNAHQLLGFIEQHVDLGISTVDHADIYGDYQCEAAFGEALKLSPALRQRLQIVTKCGIATRAKPEHHIGHYITDRDHICRSAEQSLRHFHTDYLDLLLIHRPDPLMDADEVAEAFVALRESGKVHHFGVSNFTPAQFSLLQSRLPFSLVTNQLEISPLQQASLLDGALDQCQQLRLRPMAWSCLGGGQLFNAAEYQPLRDELARVQQEIGADNLEQVVYAWIMRLPAQPLPIIGSGKIDRVRAAVRSTELSLSRQQWFRIRKAALGYDVP from the coding sequence ATGTCCGTGCTGCAACGTCACCCGATCGCCCCGCAGGGGCCAGAATTTTCATCGCTTATCATGGGCTACTGGCGCCTGATGGAATGGCAGATGAATGCGCATCAGCTGCTCGGCTTTATTGAACAACATGTTGATCTCGGTATCAGCACCGTCGATCACGCCGATATCTATGGCGATTATCAGTGCGAAGCGGCCTTTGGCGAAGCGCTGAAACTCTCGCCAGCGCTGCGCCAGCGTCTGCAGATCGTCACCAAATGCGGCATCGCCACGCGGGCGAAACCGGAACATCATATCGGCCATTACATTACCGACCGCGATCATATCTGCCGCAGTGCCGAACAGTCATTGCGCCACTTCCACACCGACTATCTGGATTTGCTGCTGATTCATCGCCCCGATCCGTTGATGGATGCAGATGAGGTGGCAGAAGCCTTTGTTGCGCTGCGTGAGAGCGGCAAAGTGCACCATTTTGGCGTCTCTAATTTCACCCCGGCGCAATTTTCTCTGCTGCAATCACGGCTGCCGTTTTCGCTGGTCACTAATCAGCTGGAAATCTCTCCGCTGCAGCAAGCCTCTTTGCTGGATGGCGCGCTGGATCAATGCCAGCAGCTGCGCCTGCGTCCAATGGCCTGGTCCTGCCTGGGAGGCGGCCAGCTGTTTAATGCGGCGGAATACCAGCCGCTACGCGATGAGCTGGCGCGGGTACAGCAGGAGATCGGCGCCGACAATCTTGAGCAGGTGGTGTATGCCTGGATCATGCGGTTGCCTGCGCAACCACTGCCGATTATTGGCAGCGGTAAAATTGATCGCGTGCGGGCAGCCGTGCGATCCACTGAACTTTCTCTTTCACGACAGCAGTGGTTCCGCATTCGTAAAGCGGCGCTCGGCTACGACGTGCCTTAA